The segment TCCCGCCGGAGCGGCTTCCATCGTCTTAAACAAGGGATGGGAAGAGGTCAAACGCGCCGGGCGATCAGGTGGCGATGGCCGATCGGGCCCGCTTTTTCAGCCGCCGCTTGATGGCGTCCCGCTTGGTGCGGCTCAGGTGATCGAAGAGCAGAACGCCCTCGAGGTGATCGATTTCATGGTGCAGGATGCGGGCAAGCGGGCCCTGCGCGTCCAGGATGACTTCGCGCTCTTCGAGGTTGAGCGCCCGGACGCGCAGCCGGGCCGGCCGGGTGACCTTCTCGGCGACCTCGGGAAGGGAGAGACAGCCCTCCTCCTCGAACTGCTCCCCCTCGCTTTCCTCGATCACGGGATTCACCAGAATGTGAATCTGACCCTCCTGCCTTCCGGCCACAATATCCACCACGACGAGGCGGAGCGCCTCCCCCACCTGCGGCGCGGCCAGGCCCACGCCGGGGGCGGCGTGCAGGGTTTCGATCATGCCGGCGGCGAGCTTGCGGATGCGCGCACCGATCTCCTCGATGGGCGCGGCCTTTTCCCGCAGGGCCGGATCGGGATACAGGCGAATCGGCATCACGGCCATGACGGGGATTCGATCTCCTCGATATTGTCGATCGGCATCTCTTCCTTCAGCCCGATTCGGTCAGCGGTTTCGATGCAAATCCGCATCGGAAAGCCCCTTCGCTCGAGAAACCGCAGCAGGCGCTCGCGATCCTTGCGCGCATCGCCCCCACTCTTGCGCTTTCTCCGCGCGGCATCGAACGCCAGTTCGTGCTCGGTGTCCCCCGCATAGAACTCATCCAGGATCGTTTCGCGGACATCCGCGGGGACGCCCTTCTCGAT is part of the bacterium genome and harbors:
- the def gene encoding peptide deformylase encodes the protein MAVMPIRLYPDPALREKAAPIEEIGARIRKLAAGMIETLHAAPGVGLAAPQVGEALRLVVVDIVAGRQEGQIHILVNPVIEESEGEQFEEEGCLSLPEVAEKVTRPARLRVRALNLEEREVILDAQGPLARILHHEIDHLEGVLLFDHLSRTKRDAIKRRLKKRARSAIAT